Proteins encoded by one window of Acuticoccus sp. MNP-M23:
- a CDS encoding PAS domain S-box protein codes for MHHDLGSRLHDFSGDGSDRGRSSSSDFLIASLDAVSDAVFLFQGSLLDDADYRIVFANRAYTALTGYSADEVLGCSHLAFQGPGTARETLRRLETNLASGKPGRYDVEFLRNTGEAWWAEFDITPVADADGSTKHFVAILRDVTDRHVRSHDEAFYRGLLDNTQEAVIVHDVDGRIVLWNRKAAERYGYSGEEAVGRPLGELNILDDSDWREAALRTCVDGRWTGRLRHTTRSGQFLSVMSTWSLLGQPEGTADLILQVSYDIAERLISDADFNRAVRLDALGKMTGGIAHDFNNILTIIIGSLDLIDRKLPDAPQLRELVHMCRASGQRGQELVSQMLTFSRRQKLRAERLELDAFLNKMLPMLRHAVAANCELQVTFGVRDATVSLDPGLLESTILNVCINASAAMPIGTGGQIDIVTTQQMIGDEPAIDPPELAPGAYVVLDITDNGKGMSESVRKRIFEPFFTTKAEGTGLGLSMVHGFIKQSGGHISVSSAPDEGTTVRLYLPRGNARTIAPALPDEVIGDGMGEVVLIVEDEPTVRENVARMLEALCYRVIRASSGEEALAIIRSDCNIDLLFTDISMPGGISGTVLARQSAKLRPAMPVLLTTGYNEGVQLPTDVAISRINILRKPYRLHELGDAIGIALRSEPWSGRL; via the coding sequence ATGCACCACGACCTAGGCAGCCGGTTGCACGATTTCAGCGGAGACGGGTCCGATCGCGGTCGCTCGTCCTCGTCTGATTTTCTGATCGCGTCGCTCGATGCTGTCTCCGATGCCGTCTTTCTGTTCCAGGGTTCGCTGCTGGACGACGCCGATTATCGCATCGTGTTTGCCAACCGCGCCTACACTGCACTGACCGGGTACAGCGCCGATGAGGTTCTCGGCTGCTCGCATCTGGCTTTTCAGGGTCCCGGCACCGCTCGGGAGACCCTTCGCCGCCTCGAAACCAATCTCGCCAGCGGCAAGCCCGGCCGATACGATGTGGAGTTTCTGAGGAACACCGGCGAGGCCTGGTGGGCTGAATTCGACATCACCCCCGTTGCCGATGCCGATGGGTCGACGAAGCATTTCGTTGCCATCTTGCGCGACGTGACGGACCGCCACGTCCGCAGCCACGACGAAGCCTTCTACCGCGGGCTGCTCGACAACACGCAAGAAGCGGTGATCGTCCACGACGTGGATGGCCGGATCGTCCTGTGGAACCGCAAGGCCGCAGAGCGTTACGGATACAGCGGCGAAGAAGCCGTCGGCCGTCCGCTCGGCGAACTCAATATTCTCGACGATAGCGACTGGCGGGAAGCGGCGCTGCGCACCTGCGTCGACGGGCGGTGGACCGGGCGGCTGCGTCACACCACGCGCAGCGGGCAGTTTCTCTCCGTCATGTCCACATGGTCCCTCCTCGGACAGCCGGAAGGCACTGCCGACCTCATCTTGCAGGTCAGCTACGACATTGCCGAACGGCTGATTTCCGACGCCGACTTTAACCGGGCCGTCCGCCTCGATGCTCTCGGCAAGATGACAGGCGGGATCGCGCACGACTTCAACAACATCCTGACCATCATCATCGGCAGTCTCGACCTGATCGACCGCAAGCTGCCTGACGCACCGCAGCTGCGCGAGCTTGTCCACATGTGCCGTGCCTCGGGTCAGCGCGGCCAGGAACTGGTGAGCCAGATGCTCACCTTCTCGCGCCGGCAGAAGCTGCGCGCCGAGCGGCTCGAGCTGGATGCATTCCTCAACAAAATGCTGCCGATGCTGCGCCACGCCGTCGCCGCAAACTGCGAGCTTCAGGTGACGTTCGGCGTGCGTGATGCCACCGTTTCACTGGATCCGGGCCTTCTGGAATCCACCATTCTCAATGTGTGCATCAATGCATCCGCCGCCATGCCGATCGGCACCGGCGGGCAGATCGACATTGTCACGACGCAGCAGATGATCGGCGACGAGCCTGCCATCGATCCGCCCGAGCTTGCCCCCGGGGCCTATGTGGTGCTCGACATCACGGACAATGGCAAAGGCATGAGCGAATCGGTCCGCAAGCGGATCTTCGAGCCCTTTTTCACCACCAAGGCGGAGGGCACCGGGCTCGGCCTCAGCATGGTCCACGGCTTCATCAAGCAGAGCGGCGGCCACATTTCGGTCTCGTCGGCGCCTGATGAGGGGACCACCGTGCGCCTCTACCTGCCTCGCGGAAACGCGCGCACCATCGCCCCTGCCCTGCCCGACGAGGTCATCGGCGACGGCATGGGCGAGGTTGTTCTGATTGTCGAGGACGAGCCGACGGTACGCGAAAACGTGGCGCGGATGCTGGAGGCGCTCTGCTACCGGGTGATCCGTGCGTCCAGCGGCGAAGAGGCGCTTGCGATCATCCGCAGCGACTGCAACATCGACCTTCTGTTCACCGATATTTCCATGCCCGGCGGCATCAGCGGCACCGTGCTTGCCCGCCAGTCAGCCAAACTGCGCCCGGCAATGCCCGTGCTCCTGACCACCGGCTACAATGAAGGTGTCCAGCTCCCGACGGACGTTGCGATCTCGCGCATCAACATCCTGCGCAAGCCCTACCGCCTGCACGAGCTTGGCGATGCCATCGGCATCGCCTTGCGCTCCGAGCCCTGGTCGGGCCGCCTCTAG
- a CDS encoding SDR family oxidoreductase produces the protein MAEPKVALITAGGSGMGADAARRLSADGFRVGILSSSGKGEALGEELGGFGVTGSNRENSDIARLVDGAKARWGRIDVLVNSAGHGPKGPVLEISDEDWHTGMEVYLLNVIRATRLVAPVMEAGGGGAIINISTFAAFEPDPLFPTSGVFRAGLAAFTKLFCDNFAAKNVRMNNILPGFVDSLPEKEDRKARIPLGRYARTSEVSSLIGWLASPDGAYMTGQNLRIDGGLTRSV, from the coding sequence ATGGCCGAACCGAAGGTGGCCCTGATCACGGCAGGCGGCAGCGGGATGGGCGCTGATGCAGCCCGCCGGCTCAGCGCCGACGGCTTCAGGGTCGGCATCCTGTCGTCGTCCGGCAAGGGCGAAGCGCTCGGTGAAGAGCTTGGCGGTTTCGGCGTGACCGGCTCCAACCGCGAAAATTCTGACATTGCGCGGCTGGTCGATGGCGCGAAGGCGCGGTGGGGCCGGATCGACGTTCTGGTAAATTCCGCAGGCCATGGTCCGAAAGGCCCGGTGCTCGAGATTTCGGATGAAGACTGGCACACGGGAATGGAGGTCTATCTCCTCAACGTCATCCGCGCGACGCGCCTTGTTGCGCCTGTGATGGAAGCAGGCGGCGGCGGTGCCATCATCAACATCTCGACGTTCGCCGCCTTCGAGCCCGACCCGCTGTTCCCGACGTCCGGCGTGTTCCGCGCCGGACTTGCGGCATTTACCAAGCTTTTTTGCGACAATTTTGCGGCAAAGAACGTGCGGATGAACAACATTTTGCCCGGTTTTGTAGACAGCCTCCCCGAGAAGGAGGATCGCAAAGCCCGTATTCCGTTGGGCCGCTACGCCAGAACGTCCGAGGTTTCATCACTGATCGGCTGGCTGGCATCGCCGGACGGTGCCTACATGACCGGCCAGAATCTGCGCATTGACGGGGGTTTGACGCGGTCGGTCTGA
- a CDS encoding DUF308 domain-containing protein, which yields MSTNEITVRDPLYGDLTTTWKWMLGLGVLMAVLGVIGLGMTYWLTILSVVWFGILALIGGIAQLIDAFKCSGWKSVASHVLVGLLYLAAGVVLIAMPVQSAWWLTLMIGAVFVVTGVLRIVMALQMRGHGSATVWLVLSGLISIGLGVMIYYIVDLPTTEAMASLDGARGWFEAWGWVIGMFVALEFIVHGAALVALALAARARLDSSEPPAGGTAATA from the coding sequence ATGAGCACGAATGAAATTACGGTCCGCGATCCACTTTATGGCGACCTCACCACAACCTGGAAATGGATGCTGGGGCTGGGTGTCCTCATGGCGGTCCTCGGGGTGATCGGGCTTGGCATGACCTACTGGCTGACGATCCTGTCTGTCGTCTGGTTCGGCATCCTTGCCCTGATCGGCGGGATTGCGCAGCTGATCGACGCCTTCAAGTGCTCGGGCTGGAAGTCGGTCGCGTCGCACGTTCTTGTCGGCCTTCTGTATCTTGCCGCAGGCGTGGTGCTGATTGCGATGCCGGTGCAGAGCGCGTGGTGGCTGACGCTGATGATCGGCGCTGTCTTCGTGGTGACGGGCGTCCTGCGCATCGTCATGGCGCTTCAGATGCGCGGGCACGGTTCGGCCACGGTCTGGCTGGTCCTGTCCGGTCTCATCTCGATCGGTCTTGGCGTGATGATCTATTACATCGTGGATCTGCCCACCACCGAGGCGATGGCGAGCCTTGACGGCGCTCGGGGATGGTTCGAGGCGTGGGGCTGGGTGATCGGCATGTTCGTGGCGTTGGAATTCATCGTTCACGGTGCGGCGCTGGTTGCGCTGGCCCTTGCGGCCCGTGCGCGGCTGGACAGCAGCGAGCCCCCGGCAGGCGGCACGGCCGCAACGGCCTGA
- a CDS encoding haloacid dehalogenase type II: MTTVARYPVYVFDAYGTLFDVHAAVRKYAGEMGPDGAELSAIWRAKQLEYSWTRALCGQYRDFWALTEDALDTAFAKVPSAPRDMREALLDAYRTLDAYPEVIDVLTTLRQNGAKTAILSNGSPAMLEMAVHAARIGELLDDVVSVDPLESYKPLPAVYELVTTRFRVFADRVSFQSSNRWDIAGASAFGFRTVWINRAGEPDEYFDLSPSVTLSTLTGLERA, encoded by the coding sequence ATGACGACTGTCGCGCGCTATCCCGTGTATGTTTTCGATGCCTACGGCACCCTGTTCGACGTTCATGCCGCGGTCCGCAAATACGCCGGCGAGATGGGTCCGGACGGGGCAGAGCTGTCCGCCATCTGGCGCGCCAAGCAACTCGAATATTCGTGGACCCGCGCGCTCTGCGGCCAGTACCGGGATTTCTGGGCGCTGACCGAGGATGCGCTGGACACCGCCTTTGCCAAGGTTCCGTCCGCGCCGCGCGACATGCGCGAGGCGTTGCTCGATGCCTACCGCACGCTCGACGCCTACCCGGAGGTGATCGACGTTCTGACCACCTTGCGCCAGAACGGCGCAAAAACCGCGATCCTGTCCAACGGCTCGCCGGCCATGCTGGAGATGGCGGTTCATGCCGCACGGATCGGCGAGCTTCTGGACGATGTCGTCTCCGTCGATCCGCTGGAGAGCTACAAGCCTCTGCCCGCGGTCTACGAGCTGGTGACGACGCGGTTCCGCGTGTTTGCCGACCGGGTCTCGTTCCAGTCGTCCAACCGGTGGGACATTGCCGGGGCCAGCGCCTTCGGCTTTCGCACAGTGTGGATCAACCGCGCTGGCGAACCGGACGAGTATTTCGACCTTTCGCCGTCTGTCACGCTGTCCACGCTCACGGGCCTGGAACGGGCCTGA
- a CDS encoding branched-chain amino acid aminotransferase: MVDWSETWTWMDGRWFSGNEPILGPRSHAFWLGSSVFDGARAFEGVTPDLGLHMERVNSSARALGLRAFVDVGQMVELVAEGRERFAKNTPLYIRPMYFAENGGPSAVAPDVSSTRFLMCLYETPMPTPEPGSGASITVSPFRRPTIETMPTNAKAGCLYPNNARALQQARDKGFDNALVLDMAGNVAELATSNIFLVKDGVVATPVPNRTFLAGITRLRVIELLRATGMQVEERTLSVADFMGADEIFSTGNYAKVMPVAKIEDRTLAPGRVFQLARDLYWEYAHA, translated from the coding sequence ATGGTGGATTGGTCTGAGACGTGGACCTGGATGGACGGCAGGTGGTTTTCCGGCAATGAGCCGATCCTCGGCCCGCGCAGCCATGCGTTCTGGCTGGGTTCCTCGGTCTTCGACGGCGCAAGGGCCTTCGAGGGGGTGACACCGGACCTTGGGCTGCACATGGAGCGGGTCAACAGCTCGGCCAGGGCGCTGGGGCTGCGCGCATTCGTCGATGTCGGCCAGATGGTGGAGCTGGTTGCCGAAGGGCGGGAGCGGTTCGCCAAGAACACCCCGCTCTACATCCGCCCGATGTATTTTGCCGAAAATGGCGGCCCGTCCGCCGTTGCGCCGGACGTTTCGTCCACACGCTTTCTGATGTGCCTTTACGAAACGCCGATGCCGACGCCGGAGCCCGGCAGCGGCGCGTCGATCACGGTGTCGCCCTTCCGGCGACCGACAATCGAAACCATGCCGACCAACGCCAAGGCCGGCTGCCTTTACCCCAACAACGCGCGGGCGCTTCAGCAGGCGCGCGACAAGGGCTTCGACAACGCTCTGGTGCTCGACATGGCCGGCAACGTGGCCGAGCTTGCCACATCCAACATCTTCCTGGTCAAGGACGGTGTGGTGGCAACGCCGGTGCCGAACCGGACCTTTCTGGCGGGAATCACCCGGCTTCGGGTGATCGAGCTTTTGCGCGCGACGGGCATGCAGGTGGAGGAGCGGACGCTCTCGGTGGCCGATTTCATGGGGGCGGACGAAATTTTCTCGACCGGGAATTACGCCAAGGTGATGCCGGTTGCGAAGATCGAGGACCGTACCCTAGCGCCGGGCCGCGTCTTCCAGCTCGCACGGGACCTTTATTGGGAGTATGCCCATGCCTGA
- a CDS encoding superoxide dismutase: MAFQLPDLPYAYDALAPYMSAETLEFHHDKHHQAYVTNGSKLLEGSGLENDSLEEIVKKSFGTNVGLFNNAGQHYNHIHFWKWMTPNGGKSTMPGELEKKIEADLGGYDKAKADFLAAGAGQFGSGWAWIALKDGKLEIMKTPNGENPLVHGATPLLGVDVWEHSYYIDYRNARPKYLEAWFDNLVNWEYVAELHSAA, encoded by the coding sequence GTGGCGTTTCAACTGCCTGACCTTCCCTACGCTTACGATGCACTTGCGCCGTACATGTCTGCCGAAACCCTCGAGTTCCATCACGACAAGCACCACCAGGCTTACGTGACCAACGGCTCCAAGCTGCTGGAGGGCTCCGGCCTCGAAAACGATTCGCTCGAAGAGATCGTGAAGAAGAGCTTCGGCACCAATGTCGGCCTCTTCAACAATGCCGGCCAGCACTACAACCACATCCATTTCTGGAAGTGGATGACCCCCAATGGCGGCAAGTCCACCATGCCGGGCGAGCTGGAAAAGAAAATCGAGGCCGATCTCGGCGGCTACGACAAGGCGAAGGCGGATTTCCTGGCCGCTGGCGCCGGTCAGTTCGGGTCCGGCTGGGCCTGGATTGCGCTCAAGGACGGCAAGCTGGAAATCATGAAGACGCCGAACGGCGAGAACCCGCTGGTGCATGGCGCAACGCCGCTGCTGGGCGTCGATGTGTGGGAGCACTCCTATTACATCGACTACCGCAACGCCCGCCCGAAATACCTGGAAGCCTGGTTCGACAACCTGGTGAACTGGGAATACGTGGCCGAGCTGCACAGCGCGGCGTAA